The nucleotide window CAAAGCCAATGTTATACATAATCTCATTTAAGTTGCTTACACCGTCTTTTCCATATTTCTCCTGCATCATTTCCAGAGCGCCAAGATATATCATCCCAATTCCACTGACAGATTTTTTCCATCTCAAAGAATAGGGGATTTTATCCCATACAATCAGTCTCTTCAATAGAAAACTTTTAAAAGACATGCTACTCCTCTCAGTTTGGAATCTGAATTTCCCAGAATGAATATCAAATAATTCATGAGGCAGTCTGACTAGATCATTTCAACCTGCGTTCAACATGCCAATATTAGATTTTGAAAAATTAACAATTTTAGATAATTGGTAATGATTGCTGTTTTGAAAAATATTGTGTAATTTATTCAGCTGAAAATGTAATACAACCAAATCTCACATAATGCAGGTCTCATGACATATAAACAATGAACACTTTAAGTAATGAATACTTTCTCTAATATTATTTAGCTTAGAGTAATGTGTTTTCCAGCAAAAGAGTTATCGCTATCGTTTAAAATATTGGAAAAACGAGTTGCTTATCAAAAATCAAATTGCGGGCGGCCACCCCACTCTAAAAATGGGGTATGCTTCGGGCCGCCCGCCCGGTTACTTGGATACAGATAATTAAGTATTCTTTAACAAGGTTTCCTTAATATAAGTGATTGAAATTTTGACCTCGGTTTCCTATCCGATTTACTATCTATATAAAAGGAAACTACGGTTTAGATATTCAAAGAGAAACACGAAGAGGAGAGGGTTCACTTCATCCCCAACCTGAAGGATGGGGTATTCGTGACCCTCTGCGCTCCCGTAGTAATAAATCTCAACTTATCTTTTCACGTAAAATAGCTGTTTGAATTTTATTGTTCCTAACTTTTGTTTTTTACTTAAACTTTACTTAATTGTGATTCCACGGAGCTAGATGCGTGTTCCTCTACATGATTTATATCTAACCGAAAAAATAAAAAGATAAAATTCTAGTATTTAATCAGATTGTCAATCAAGTTCTACCGTACTGTTAGTCAGCATTTGGTTTAAAGATTATATTTTTCAAATCCGCCTTTAAAGTAAACAAAAACTTCAAGTTCGCACTTGCCTTTAAGGAATTCCCTTATTCTGCGGTCGTATACGCTTTGAACGTGTTTAAGGTCGTTTTTTTGGAAGTGAGCCTTCACAGCTTCAAAAAATCCGATAATCTGTCTCAGGTAAGCCTCTTCATAAGCTCTGGTATCCTGTGCAATTGCTTCACACTCGGAGTCATCAAGTTCGGAATAATAGCTCCCATGCTCGTTTAAGCCGCTCATCTGGCGCCAATCCACATTACCGGAGTCATCAGCTTCTCTGTGAAGCATATAAGGATAAACTCTGCAGATTGAAGGACGCCTGTCATAAATTGTACAACGCTTATTCTCAAGGAAAATACAGGAGCCATCAGGCTTTGTTTTCAGGGCATAGCCTGAGACATAAAACCTACCCTTCTGGTCGCAAAACTCGTAATAAGGAGCAGGAGTAACTGAATCCGGATTTATCTGCCTTATAACAGCAAGGTCCGCATCGAGCAGGAAAACGTGGTCGTTAAACTCTTTTGTGCAGCAGCGTGCGCAGAGTTCACACCTGAACCCCAGCTCTTTAATAATACCCACAAATTCAGAGTCAGGAAATTTCTTTACGTCTGCGAGTTCTTCCCGTGCGTCTGCAAGCCTTGTTTCAATGTTATTCTTTTTTACGCTAATCACCTTTTTAAAAAAAGAATTATGCAAGTATACCTTATTTTAATTCTATGTCCGTAACATTTAATTACTAGCATTTCTTTTTATCATAAATCCAAGGCTTGATGACATTTATAATTTCGCACTTTCAGGCTTCAAGGAATATCAGATATTCTTCAATCATCATTGAGAATTATCGATTTAACGTTATAGAACCAGGGAATACCTGTTAAACCAGGGAATACCTGTTAAACCAGGGAATACCTGTTAAACCAGGGAATACCTGTTAAAATACCTGTTTATTGAGACTCTGCCGAGGAAAAATAAATCCGCGGCAACCGGCAGTGTCCAGCAATAAGCGAATACCTGGATATATTACGTGATAAATTACAAACAAATTCAGAGAAAATTAAGATTAAACTTAACGAGGAATGATAATGGGCAAAACCGGCAGCATTGATTGGGTAAAAGTAAAAGGCAGAAAAGGCAGAGTAATTAAGGTCCAGAAGTCACAGGCTCAAAAAGCACACCCAGGACCTGCGCAGCGCTTCAGTTCTTCAGGACATAAGAGGCGCTTCATCAGAAGATCTGCAAAGGCTATTGTAAAGTGATTTTAAGAGCTTTTTAATTTACTCTTTTTAATTTACTTTTGGCATGAAAGTACGTGATTATTTGTTTTTCACGTACTCTCTTGTTCCTTTTTTCCCATAATTGCGATAATACCACTAATTATTGTTATCCTTTCATCAACCGAGAATATCTCGGTTTCCACAATCTTCCTCTTTTGAACTTCTCCTTTTTCATACCCTGTTTCATCTTGGTACATCTCATCCTTTGTGATAAGATGCCATATTATTGTTGCAATTTTCCTTGCCAGGGCAATAATTGCCTTTGCATATCCAATTGACTTCTTTTTCCTGTTAAAAAATTCTTTTAACCTGCTATTCTTCTTTCTTGCTGCTGCTTGAGCAATCTGAGTTAGAATCCACCTTGCTACTTTTGATCCTCTCTTAGTGATTCTTCCGTTATGGTATTTATCTGCAGATTGATATACATTAGGAACTATTCCAAGCCACGAAGCAAGCTTATCTCCCGTTGGAAAATCACTAAAATTTCCTATTTCAGCAATTAGAGTCGCTGCACCAAGTTCTCCAATACCTGGAACTGACATTAAAATCTCCATTTCCCTTTTATGCTTTTGATAAGCATAATTGAAAATTTCCCTTTCTAGAGTCTCAATCTCATCATCTAAATGTTTTATAAGGTTAAGGCATATCTGAAGCCTGATTGCAGCACTCTGGGATATTTCTCTGTCAAGAATATCTCTTATCTGAACAGCTTTTTTCCGAACATTTGGAGAAAGAGATTCTATAATCTGGTCAACGTTTTTACCTGAAGATATTCCTGCTAGAATTGCTCTACCATTTTTCCCAAAAATGTCAGTAAGCACATCACCCAGATGTAACATTTCGGAAGAAAGAATAGCATGAGATTCATTTTTAATATCTGTTCTTTTTCTTACCAGAGTTAACCTGAGCCTAACATATGACCTGAATTCTCTATGCCTTTTTGGAAAAACTCTCGATGGTTGAATCATTTTATTCAATGCAAGTTGTGCAATTACTTCTGAGTCTATTTTATCAGTTTTTTTATGTGTAAATGCCTTCATATCCCGAGCATTTCCAACTATAACAGGCAAATGATCTGTCAATGCCCCATAAATCGGAACCCAAAAATCACTTGTTGATTCACAGGCTACAACGTCACATTTTTCTGATGTTACCCAATTTTTAAGGTTTAAAATCCCATCATCATCTCTGGCAAAACGTTGTTGCTGTTTTTCACCGGATCTACTCAGAATTGTAGCAATAAAAAAATGTTTGTGAATATCTAAACCACAAGATTTGTTTATTTCCCCTTCCAATTTAGATTACTCCATCATTTCAAGGACAGTAGAATTGCCTCAAAGGCAATTTGGCATTCGTGATCAAAGTCACATCTGGGCCTTCGATGGCAATTCAAGGGTTAGTTTTTTGACGGTTTCGGAGAACCAAAGTAAAAACAACCTTCCTGTCCAAGGTAATGATGGAGTTAAATTCTAAAAAAGGTAAGGAAATAAGACTTTCATTCTCTGGGCATGTTATTCGAAGAATATCATGTGTGTTTTTTAAGTTACTTCTTTAATTTGCGGTTTTGAATTTACTTTAAGGTTAATTTTTGAGTTTTACTTTTGAACTCTGATTTTGAACTCTGATTTTGAACTCTGATTTTGAACTCTGATTTTGAACTCTGATTTTGAATTCAGATCATAGCACTGCACATTTTAGACCAGAATACTTTAGACCAGAATATTTTGCTAGCTCTCTCCGTTTGATTAGCCTTTGAAGCATAAAACTTCATATAAGAAAAAGTGAATCACTGGACATGAAGGAAGAAAGAAAGTTCGTTCATTATTTTTGACTTGCTTTTAAAAATGAAATAAAAACTGAAACGTTTTTTCATTAATCCAATTTAAGGAATATAACAATAAGGTAAAAGAAGATTAAAAGGTATTTTGAGAGAATACAGGAGCGTTATTCGATTAAGAAAACATCTACCTCTTCTCCTTCTTCATACCCTTCAACGTTTTCCGGCACAAGTACATACCCGTCAGCTTTTGCAACTGAAGTCAGAACTCTGTCTCCGTTTCCGGTCAGAGGGCGCACCTTATCTCCTTCAAAGACAACGCGGACGAAATTAACATATCCTATTTTCGAACTGATTTTTGTAGCCAGGCGTTTTTTGAGAATAGGTTCAGGAATCTCTGGAATTGCCGCCAGTTTCCGAATTCCGGGACGGACAAAGAAATAAAGGGAAACGAGCCCGGCAACCGGATAACCTGGCAGGCAAACTACAGGGATGTTGCTTATAATCCCAAGAGCTGAAGGTTTACCTGGGCTGACTCCTATACCATGTACGAGCAGTTCTCCTAGAGCTGCTACAACTTCAGAAGCATGATCTCTTTTTCCTACTGATGTTCCACCTGAAAGAATAATCATATCGGCATCCAGGTTTGCTTCTATGGCCCTTTTTATACTATCCGGGTTATCAGGAACGATGTTGAGATACCTAGGAACTCCTCCCCATTTTTGCACATAAAGAGACGACATCAGCCCATTAGTCTCAAGCACCATGCCAGGAGGAGGTACATCTCTTTTCTCCTGACGGCTTATAAGCTCGTCCCCTGTCGGAATAACTGCAACTACAGGCTTGTTGAAAACCTTGACCCTGTCAAGTCCAAGCGAGGCAAGAACAGCAACGTCACATGGGCGAAGAAAATGCCCTTCCTCAAAAATCATATCTCCTTTTTTTATGTCCTCTCCGATCTGTCCCACATTCCTGCCAGGATATACCTGAGCCCTAATCTCTACAAGGTTTCCTGCGGTTATGGTATCTTCAACCATTACGACAGCATCAGCTCCTTCAGGCACTGCAGCTCCGGTATGGACCCAGGTTGAAGTTCCTTCCTCTACTCGGTCAGAAAGCTGCAGCATTACCGGATTTGAAGGAGAAGCTCCCATAGTGTCGGAAACCCTTACAGCGTATCCATCCATAGCTGCACGCCGGTAATGTGGCACATTCCTTTCCGAAAGCACGGTTTCTGCCAGTACCCTACCTGTACAGGTTTCGAGTGAAATTTCTTCTGTTTTCTTTATAGTAGAAATACGCTCAAGAAAAAGTCTCAAAGCTTCGTCAACCGAGGTTCGTTTTTTGAATATCCTGCCCATGATCGTCCTTCCTGAAGAAGTTAGCCCCCTGAAACCGGAGGCAGGACTGCAAGCTCATCAGTGTCAGAAAGAAGAGTATCGAGCCCTTCAAGATGCCGAATATTATTTCCATTTATAAGGACATTGATTGAACCGCATATAACCGGAGCTTTGTTTTCTCCTTCGGGCTCCTCAAAAATAAGGTGCTTTAACTCGGGATATTTTTCAGAAAGGGATAAAAGGACATCAATAACCTTTTCTCCGGACAGCTGCAGTTCCGATATACCGGCCTTTTCACGCAAATTTGCAAATAACTTGACTTTAACCTCAGCCATGAGAGAGATTATTTCATCCTATCCCTTAAATATACCTATGCCCATTAAGAATCAGCTATGATGGAAGGTTTGGGGAATAATGCAGCAAGATCAGGATTACAACACTGAGAACTCGCCAGAACTTTCTGAGAAAAAATACAAATTGCTCGGGTTTCTGATCATTCTTTTTGCCCTGTTAATAAGATTGTTCGATCTGGGAGAGCGAGTACTTCATCACGATGAAAGCGTACATGCCAGTTTTACCCTTAAACTTCTCGAAAGCGGGCAATATAAATATGACCCTGCCTATCACGGCCCCTTTCTATTCCATTCTACTGCTGTTGTCTTTCACTTCCTGGGAATAAACGATGCGACATCACGCCTGATCCCTGTTTTCTTCGGAGTAGCAGCAGTTCTTCTGCTCTTTTTACTTAAGAAGGAGCTTGGAGAAAGGGGTGTACTCTGGTCGGCTTTCTTGCTCTCTTTTTCTCCAAGTATGGTGTACTTTTCAAGGTTCTTCAGGAATGATCTGATCATTGTTTTCTGCACCCTGGCAACGGTTATAGGTGGAATTCGCTATCTTGAGAACCTTCACAGCTCAAAGAGATACGCTTATCTTATCCTTGCTGCTTCCTCTCTTGCAGTTGCCGTATCCTCAAAAGAAAACGCTTATCTTGTTATCCTTATGTTCGGAGCCTATGCATTGATTTATTCTTTGTACGGATTTTACTTTGACTGGAAAAAAGAAAATCTGAGCTTTAAAAGAACTTTTATTCTCAAAATTTCAGCCGTTTCTCCGTTCATACCAGAAATTCTGATTTCAGGCATTCTTTTTGTTTTTATTGTAATGTTATTTTATACAAGCCTTTTCAGAACCCCGGAAACTCTCTATTCAATTGTGGAAAGAGCTTTTTCTCACTGGATGGAGATGCATAGAATTGAACGTATAGGAGGCCCTTTTTACTATTATATTCCTATCCTTCTTGTATACGAAAGTCCGATTTTGATCTTTGGGACTGCAGGTATAGTTCATTTTCTGAGAAAGAAAGGAAAAAATGCCTCCTTTTTCCTGTTTGTTTCTTACTGGGCAGTTTCGAGTTTGCTACTTTACTCCTATCTTCAGGAAAAAGTCCCCTGGCTTGTTGTGCATATTGTCCTGCCTTTTGGGATTCTGGCAGGGGCTTATCTTGGAGATTTCTTTTCCGGGATAACAGGTCGAAGACAGAAGAATTTACCCGAAAAAGAAAACATGAGTTTCGGAATAGACAAAACTCCCGTTTCCTGGATAAAATATTCCAGATCCTATACCCTTGTTGCAGGGATTCTGGCACTTACACTAATAATATCACTGGCTCAGTGCTTCTCCGTAAACTTCTACAGGAGTATGGAACCTGATGAACTGATGACGTATTCACAGACATCTCCGGATATCAGGGAACTTATGGAGAAAATAGAAGGATTTAATCTCGGGCCTGAAACTCTAAGGATATCCGTTGTGGACCCCGAAAGCCTTTACTGGCCTCTCCCATGGTACCTCAGAGACTATGAGAAAGCAGCATATTATACAGAACCGCCAGCAAAAAAAAAGTACGACGCGATAATCGTACCTTCAACATATAGTATGTACGATCTGATTTCAGAAGAAAAATATTCCTCATATAATTTCTCCTTACGTCCTGGAAAGAAGTTTACTCTTTATTATAAAAAAGAACTTGAAAAAAACATATAAACATATAATAGACCGGAAAAAGGAAATTTACATATTAAGTACTGGAGAATAATAGTACTAGAAGAATAGTATTAGAAGAATAGTATTAGAAGAATAGTATTAGAAGAACAGTACTAGAAGAACAATCTTTAAGTGGGAGATGGTATGGACAGAACATTCAGTCTGAAAAATAGCTTTTCAGGAAAAAGTACCTCTCAAGGAAACAAAAAAGGAGAGACTGAAGAGTTTCCGAAGCAGAGAGGAAAACAACCTGACAAACGTCCAGGCTTTCCAGACTCCAGTCCTCTTTCCAAATCGATAGACGACAGACTTGGGACCTGTCTCTGGATGACAATTGACGAACTTATGACCAGAGAGATCGTAAAGGTCTATGAAAATACATCAATTGAAGAAATTCTTTCACTTTATGGCAAATATCCTTACCACATCCTGCCTGTAGTGAATGATAAAAATGAGCTTGTGGGTATTATTGATCTTGATATTATTCTTGAAATTCTTCTTTTATGTTTAATGCCCAGAGAAAAACACACCCTAACTACTGCAATCCGATCGCTCGGAGCAACAGCAAAAGAGATTATGATTACTCATCCTATAACGATCTCTCTAAATGCCACACTTAAGAATGCTTCTGACCTAATGATAAAGTACAGGCTTGACCGTATCTGTGTTATTGAAGATGGGAAACTGGTAGGAGTAATATCAAAAAGAAATCTTATAGAAGAGATCTGCAAAAGAAGAAAGGAAAAGCTGAAAGGGGAAACAGACTAAAAATTGAACTGTTGCTGATAGCAAATATTAAAGTTCTGACAATTCTATAAAAATACCTTAGATCATATAATAAATTTTTAGGATTTATAAAAGATTTTTAAGGTTTTATAATAAATTCTTAAGATTCCAGTTAATTCTTAAGATCTTAATCAACTCTTAAAATCCTAATCGATTCTTAAAATCCTAATCAATTCTTAAGATCCTAATCGATTCTTAAGATCTTAATCACCTTAGAAAAGATAGATTAGAATTTGGAAGGCAAAATATTCGTTTGATATATTAGAGTTATAAAAACAAAGTGAGAAAGAGCAAAATGTGGGGGGCCAGCAGTAGTGAGTGCTCTACTTCAGTTACTGTTCTTGATTTTCAGCGTCAAACTTCTCGGAGAAGCAGCAGAACGAATAGGTATACCTTTAGTTGCAGGAGAAATTCTGGCTGGAGTTTCACTTGGCGTACTTTTTCTTAATATCGATACCGACATAATAACTTTTTTTGCCAAACTCGGATCGATTTTTCTACTTTTCACTGCCGGATATAAAGAAGTAAACCTTAAGAACCTCAAATTTGATTCAGTAACAGCGCTTGTTCCAACACTTTCCCAGATAGTCTTTGCTTTTATCTTCGGATTCGTTTTTGGAAGGGCCTTTAATTTCAGTTTTCTTGAAAGCCTCTTTCTGGGAGTAGCTTTCAACCCAACAAGTATAACAGTAGTGCTCGGAACTCTTATAGATTTAAACTACCTCTCCAGCAGACCTGGGACAGCAATACTTTCGTCTGCGTTCTTGGATGATATTATAGCACTTTTTTTCTTTTCAATTGTTATTAACTTTGTCCGTTTTAACCGTGTTCCTCCAGTTATGGTGATTCTTCTGATCGCAGGAAAAATCCTGATTTTTCTGTTCATAATGTATATCCTTGGAACTTACCTCTTTCCCAGGCTTTTTATATATGCTGAGAAAATGCATGCAAAAGAAGCTGTGTTTTCCCTGGTTGTTGTGACTGCTCTTTTTTCTGCTTATCTTGCAGAAATATTCGAACTTCATTCATCAATAGGGGCGTTTACAGGGGGTATAATGGTGTCGGAAATTCCCCTTGCTAAACTCCCGGATATACAGAGCAAAGTTGATGGACTGGCTCATGGAGTTTTGATTCCTCTTTTTTTCGCTTTTATAGGATTTTTAATTGATCCATACACCCTAAAAAACACTGGCAGCTTTACCCTTCTAATTATCCTTGCAGCACTTTCGGGGAAATTAGCAGGAGGCTTTATCGGATCAAAAGTTATAGGTTTCGACTTTTACGAAAGTTTAATTTTCGGCACAGGGGTTATGCCGAGGGCAGGAGTTGAGCTTGTGATACTCACTATAGGAAGAGAATTACAAATAATCAATCAGGAAACATTTTCGGCAATGGTCCTGATGGTAGTTGTATCTATTCTAATCTCACCGATCTGTGTGAGATGGGCTATTCAAGCCAGGCAACGAAAGAACGGGTAAATCAATCAAAGTTTGTCTTTTCTTTAGTTTTCCCCTGAGAACTTTTTCCTGAGAAATATTTTATCAGTTCCATTGAGATAAGCGTGGTAGAAGCAAGAGGCAGTATCACTCCCCAGTCAGAGAGAGAAAGCGGAACAGTCCTAAAGGCAGTCTGGAAAAAAGGAACATAAATTACTACCAGTTGCAGGATTATTGTTGTCAGGACTGCATAAACCAGAGACCTGTTTGTAAAAATTCCCAAGGAAAAGATTGAATAACGGTCGGACCTCCAGTTGAACGCATTAAACATTTCTGAAAAAACAACAAGGGTAAAAATAAGAGTCTGGAGTTTCTCAATAGAGAAGTTTCTGTCAAGGGCCCAGGTTAAGACTAGAAGAGCCTGAAAAGCAATCAACCCTCCAATTCCCAGCCCGGCTGCGATTTCCCGGCGAGTGATAAGACCCTCCTCAACATTTCTTGGCTTCTGTCTCATAATGCCGCTGTCAGGAGGCTCAACTGATAGAGCCATAGGAGGAAGCCCGTCCGTAATCAAATTAATCCAGAGGATCTGAACCGCAATCAGAGGCAGAATCTGCCATCCCAGAATAGAAATAAGGACTATGAGCACCTCACCTATATGGGCTGAGAGCCCGTAAGTAATGAAGTTTCTAATATTTTTGAATATATTTCGGCCTTCCTCAACCGCTGCAACAATTGATGCAAAATTATCGTCCGTAAGGATCATGCTTGAAGCTTCTTTACTGACATCCGTGCCCGTAATCCCCATAGCTATTCCCATATCTGCAGCTTTAAGGGCAGGAGCATCGTTTACTCCGTCCCCGGTCATCGCTACTACATAGCCTTTTTTCTTAAGGGCGTCTATTACCCTCAACTTATGGGTAGGATAAACCCTGGCATAAACCGAGACTCTTTCAACCTCGCCTTCAAACTCGGCATCACTGAGGCTATCAAGTTCCGAGCCTGTAAGAGTAAGATCGTTTTTCTTCAAAATCCCCAGTTCCTTTGCAATTGCAGATGCCGTAACCTTATGGTCACCTGTTATCATTATGGTTTTAATGCCTGCGTTTTCACATTTTTGGATTGCAACCTTTACTTCCTCTCTTGGTGGATCTCTCATGCCAGTTAAGCCTGAAAAAACCATGTCTTCTTCAATTTTCTCAGAAGGAAAATCTCCTGAAGAATTATTTTCAATAAAGAGTTCCTCATCCAGAGGATGGAATGAAAGAGCCATAACCCTGAGGGCCTGATCAGCCATTTCCCTGACTTCCCCAGTAATCAACTGCTTCATCTCTGGAGATAAAGATTTTATTTCACCATCAAGAAAAATCTTCGTACATGAGCCAAGAATTACCTCAGGAGCTCCCTTTGAAAAAGCAACCAGCCCTTTAAGAGGAAAGCTGCCAGAATCAGCTTCCAGTTTACTGATAGTGGTCATTCGTTTTCTTTCAGAGGAAAAGGGTATTTCCCCAAGGCGAGGATATTTTTGATCAATATCAACTTTATGAAGCCCTGCCTTTGCAGCAGCAACCACAAGAGCTGCCTCCGTAGGATCTCCTTTGATCTCCCATTTTTCATTTTCCTTAAAAAGGCCAGCGTCGTTACAGAGAACAGCTCCCAGTAAGAGAATCTGAAGATGGGAGTCATCCGTAGAAACTTTATCACTTCCCTTAAAGAACTCTCCTTCGGGAGAATATCCTGCTCCCGTAACATTCAAAACCTGCTTATTAACACAAATTTTTTCAACCGTCATTTTGTTCTGTGTAAGCGTGCCTGTCTTATCCGAACAGATAACGTTTGTTGCTCCAAGAGTTTCTACAGATGGCAGTTTTCTTACAAGGGCATGCCTTTTGACCATACGTCTTACTCCGAGTCCAAGCCCTACCGTAACAACTGCAGGAAGAGCTTCAGGAATAGCAGCAACCGCGAGAGCAACTCCCCATAAAAACATATCAAGGAGAGGAAAACCATAAAAAACCCCAAGCATTGCAACAAAAGCCACAATTATAAGAGTCGCAATACCAATCCATCTGCCGAACTTATCAAGGCTTTCCTGTAAAGGAGTTCTGGATCTCTCTATTGTCCCCAGAAGCCCGGCCAGCTCTCCAAAAGCCGTATTCATTCCGGTTGCGGTAACGATTGCACTGCCTCTTCCGTAAGCAACTGCAGTTCCTGTATAGACCATATTTGTCCTGTCAGCTTCAGGAGTTTCGGAGGGCAGGGCTTCAATGTTTTTCTGGACAGGCACGGACTCTCCTGTAAGGGAGGACTCATCAATTTTGAGATTGAACTCTTTAACGATCCTGGCATCCGCAGGAATGCGGTCTCCGGTTTCAATAAGGATAAGATCCCCAGGAACGAGATTGTTTGAGGAAATATTTTTTTCAACCCCATCCCTTATAACAGTAGCTTCAGGTGAAGTAAGGGACTTTAGAAGCTCAATTGCTTTTTCGGCTCGATATTCCTGCACGAAGCTGAGAATCCCTGCAAGAAAAACCGTGAAAATAATGACTATTGCATCAACTACCTCCCCGAGAAGAGCCGAAATAACAGAGGCCGTAATCAAAATAAAAATCAAGATACTTTTAAACTGTGAGATAAAGAGTTGCAGAACCGATACTTTTTCCTTTTCTTTAAGTTCGTTTTTGCCATATTTTTCAAGTCTTTTTTCAGCTTCTTCAGAACTCAAACCTGCTTCCGATACTCCAAGCTCTTCAAAAACGGAGTTGACTTCCTGATCGTAATACACCCCTCTATCCCTCAAAGTCCCCGAATAATCCGGAGCTATTCCTCGATTAATATATCTGCTTATCTAATATAAGTTTCAAAGCATATATAGCAGTTAAGTATATCGATAGGTTAAGGGATTTTTAAGGAAATTTCAGTAACATGGACTCTTGTAGAAAAAGAGATATAAAACTTTAGCTGTTTTTATATCAAGACAGGAGTGTGGAATCTATTTGAATCTGGCTGAAATCTATTCAAATCAGTTGAGACCTATTTGAAACTGTTTGAATCTGGTTGAAATCTATTTGAATCAGTTGAAACATATTTGAAATTATTCAAATTTAGTTGAAACCTATTTGAGTCTGGTTGATTTCTTAAGAGTTACCAAAGTTCTGTTCGAAAAATAAAACAGATAAGGGAAAAGTTGGGTATGAAAATCGTAATAGTAGGGAGTGGACTTGCGGGGTTGTCAGCTGGGTATAAGCTCTGTAAATCAAACGAAATTGTTATTTTTGAAAAAGATGCAGAAATCGGGGGGATGGCCGCAAGTTATTGCCGGAACTTTGCCGGAAAGAAGTACTTTATAGAAAAGTACTATCACCACATATTCAGGAGCGACTCGGAACTTCTTGACCTGATAAGGGAGCTCGGGCTTGAAGGTCAAATGCTGTGGCTAAAGGGAAAAAACGCCTACTTTGTGGACGGTAAAAACTATCCTATGAATACTCCTGGCGAAATTCTGAAATTTAAACCTCTTTCGTTTACGGATCTGGTAAAACTTGGGCTATTGGTGCTCAGGATAAAGCTAATAAATAATACGATTTCCTATGACAGAATAAAAGCAAAAGACTGGATTCTTGATACAGCGGGACAATCCGTATATGAAAACTTTTTTGCTCCTCTTATGAAAAGTAAATTCGGTGAAAATGCCGAAAATGTTTCTGCTGCCTGGCTTATCGGGCGTGTGA belongs to Methanosarcina barkeri 3 and includes:
- a CDS encoding flippase activity-associated protein Agl23, translated to MQQDQDYNTENSPELSEKKYKLLGFLIILFALLIRLFDLGERVLHHDESVHASFTLKLLESGQYKYDPAYHGPFLFHSTAVVFHFLGINDATSRLIPVFFGVAAVLLLFLLKKELGERGVLWSAFLLSFSPSMVYFSRFFRNDLIIVFCTLATVIGGIRYLENLHSSKRYAYLILAASSLAVAVSSKENAYLVILMFGAYALIYSLYGFYFDWKKENLSFKRTFILKISAVSPFIPEILISGILFVFIVMLFYTSLFRTPETLYSIVERAFSHWMEMHRIERIGGPFYYYIPILLVYESPILIFGTAGIVHFLRKKGKNASFFLFVSYWAVSSLLLYSYLQEKVPWLVVHIVLPFGILAGAYLGDFFSGITGRRQKNLPEKENMSFGIDKTPVSWIKYSRSYTLVAGILALTLIISLAQCFSVNFYRSMEPDELMTYSQTSPDIRELMEKIEGFNLGPETLRISVVDPESLYWPLPWYLRDYEKAAYYTEPPAKKKYDAIIVPSTYSMYDLISEEKYSSYNFSLRPGKKFTLYYKKELEKNI
- a CDS encoding YkgJ family cysteine cluster protein, which produces MISVKKNNIETRLADAREELADVKKFPDSEFVGIIKELGFRCELCARCCTKEFNDHVFLLDADLAVIRQINPDSVTPAPYYEFCDQKGRFYVSGYALKTKPDGSCIFLENKRCTIYDRRPSICRVYPYMLHREADDSGNVDWRQMSGLNEHGSYYSELDDSECEAIAQDTRAYEEAYLRQIIGFFEAVKAHFQKNDLKHVQSVYDRRIREFLKGKCELEVFVYFKGGFEKYNL
- a CDS encoding HPP family protein; its protein translation is MDRTFSLKNSFSGKSTSQGNKKGETEEFPKQRGKQPDKRPGFPDSSPLSKSIDDRLGTCLWMTIDELMTREIVKVYENTSIEEILSLYGKYPYHILPVVNDKNELVGIIDLDIILEILLLCLMPREKHTLTTAIRSLGATAKEIMITHPITISLNATLKNASDLMIKYRLDRICVIEDGKLVGVISKRNLIEEICKRRKEKLKGETD
- a CDS encoding ubiquitin-like small modifier protein 1, whose translation is MAEVKVKLFANLREKAGISELQLSGEKVIDVLLSLSEKYPELKHLIFEEPEGENKAPVICGSINVLINGNNIRHLEGLDTLLSDTDELAVLPPVSGG
- a CDS encoding IS110 family transposase, encoding MEGEINKSCGLDIHKHFFIATILSRSGEKQQQRFARDDDGILNLKNWVTSEKCDVVACESTSDFWVPIYGALTDHLPVIVGNARDMKAFTHKKTDKIDSEVIAQLALNKMIQPSRVFPKRHREFRSYVRLRLTLVRKRTDIKNESHAILSSEMLHLGDVLTDIFGKNGRAILAGISSGKNVDQIIESLSPNVRKKAVQIRDILDREISQSAAIRLQICLNLIKHLDDEIETLEREIFNYAYQKHKREMEILMSVPGIGELGAATLIAEIGNFSDFPTGDKLASWLGIVPNVYQSADKYHNGRITKRGSKVARWILTQIAQAAARKKNSRLKEFFNRKKKSIGYAKAIIALARKIATIIWHLITKDEMYQDETGYEKGEVQKRKIVETEIFSVDERITIISGIIAIMGKKEQEST
- a CDS encoding DUF5350 domain-containing protein — its product is MGKTGSIDWVKVKGRKGRVIKVQKSQAQKAHPGPAQRFSSSGHKRRFIRRSAKAIVK
- the glp gene encoding gephyrin-like molybdotransferase Glp, whose translation is MGRIFKKRTSVDEALRLFLERISTIKKTEEISLETCTGRVLAETVLSERNVPHYRRAAMDGYAVRVSDTMGASPSNPVMLQLSDRVEEGTSTWVHTGAAVPEGADAVVMVEDTITAGNLVEIRAQVYPGRNVGQIGEDIKKGDMIFEEGHFLRPCDVAVLASLGLDRVKVFNKPVVAVIPTGDELISRQEKRDVPPPGMVLETNGLMSSLYVQKWGGVPRYLNIVPDNPDSIKRAIEANLDADMIILSGGTSVGKRDHASEVVAALGELLVHGIGVSPGKPSALGIISNIPVVCLPGYPVAGLVSLYFFVRPGIRKLAAIPEIPEPILKKRLATKISSKIGYVNFVRVVFEGDKVRPLTGNGDRVLTSVAKADGYVLVPENVEGYEEGEEVDVFLIE